GAGACTCtaattatctatgccccttataatctttaaaaacctctataaactcacccctcagcctccagtgagaataaacccagcctatccgatctctccttataagtaaagccatccattccaggcaaccacctgGTAAATCTGCACTTTTTctgatgctaccacatccttcctgtagagtcatgaacagaactgtatgcaatattccaagtgaagCCCGACCAatattttatagagctgcagcatgatATCCTAACTCTTACATTCAGTGCCCTGGCTATGAAGGTAAACatgacaaatgccttcttcactacccttttacttgtgttgccattttcaggaagctatgaacttgcaccccaaggtcctttTATCTCTTGCACGCCAACACTCctgaggttcctgccatttactgtatacatcctGTTAGTATTTAAtgccccaaatgcattacctcacacttgtctggattaaattccatctgccactgctccacccaactttccaactgatctttgTCCTgtttcctttcacaaccttcactTTCTATAATtacatcaatttttgtgtcagcaAACCATTTTGTAAGGCCATATACAAACATGCTGTAGATTCCAAGGACAGAATATTCTTCCTGGGGTGACCAGCCTAGAATTTTCCAGATGTACTGTAACCGAAGCTCTATGGATACAACATAAACTCACACACAACAGAATGGGTTAAATTTTTAGAACATGTCATGTTAATAAGTGTGACTTGAGCTAGTAATAGCAAGGGAAGCAGAACAATGACTAGGGAAAACAACTGAATTATTGGGAGATTGTGAAGTCAACATTCCTTGGAGAACTACTGGTTACATTATGTTCATAGATCAGCTTGTCTCTCACATTCATGCCTGCACATTGCAAAGTGGAAATCATAAATGAGCTGTCTGATGGTGCCATGTATATCAAAGTGCTCTGCACTTGTGTATCTATGCAGTCTAGGGGTAATTGTGCTCAGAGGGAGGCTCAGACAAATGACTCCCAGGCTCCAGAAGTATGCCAGGAAGGAAAGGCATTTATTCTGTAAACTGCTAGGTTCCATGGATTAGAAAGAATTTATCACTGACAACCTCACACTATTCTAAAGCCAGGTTAAGTGCCTCACCTGTGTTACTGGTCAATCATCAGCAATGACACAggcaaattttaaaaactggcacCTGAAGTTCAATGTCCAGGCCCAGGTAAAGTGACTTGAATGCTTCTTGGCCTGTAGCATGTAGTACACTTGCACTGAGCCACTGTGTCCCACTCTGACTCCTGATAAGTGTCACCTCGGCTCCTTGAGGGAATGTCACTTGTGCCTATCCATTGACCAATATTTCAGCTATTCTGGTTTCTATGAAGTGCAGCTACCTTTGGGGGCATTTCTAGTCTTCGTTTGCAGGTCTTCCTGCAACAACCCCACCTGAGAGTGCATATGCAATGGCAAATCTTTTGAAATAGAAAGCTTTATTGTGCATCCTGGTCCTCAGTACCATTCATTCCTGTGTGTGCACAGAAGTTTAGCATGGTGGCAGGCCAGATTGAGCAAGATAAAAGGTACTTGAATAAAAAtagtgaaacattaacttttcatAGAAGTTTAGTTTGTTTCCAAAGATGCAAACATAGGAACTTCAATATTTTTTGGTTAGCATGATGTCATTTGCAAAGCTACTAACAAGCAGAAATGTTTAGATAGTtgtgtttaattgtccactaagCCCTCATCTGAAGTTTCTGCTGCTGTACCTGACTGCTATGGCTTTGCCATTATTTTGACAGCAAATTTGAGTCCCATATTTAACTTTTCATGGCTGGGgacatttttaaatgttagttAGGTCCCACTTGGAATGtgtggaaggatgtaattaaatgagagaaggtgcaaaaaagattcacagacacattgctgggattggagggcttcagttatcaggagagattggataggctgggtctgttttcccttgagcaaatgaggctgagaggtgatttgacagaggtatataaaaattgAGAGGTGTAGTgtggatagccagtgtctgtttcccatggttggggctatctaaaactagagggcataggtttaaggtcagagggaagaagtttaaagaggatctgagggttaaacttttcacacaaagagtaattggtatctggaatgagttaccagaagaggtggtggaggcaggaacattaacaacatttcagaggcatatGGATGGATACTTGAATGAGTAAGGTAGAGAaggatatgaaattaatgcaggtgTGGGATTGGCacaatggttagcatggacacagtaggctgaaaggcctttttctaTGCTATACAACTCTGACTCTGGATTTGGCAGCATTGAGCTGGGTAAATTGTATTAATTGTATTTAGTGAAGTGAGCAATGTATAATCTTGAAAATATTGTTCATATAAATTACTTAGTCACCTATTTGGTTATGGATTTTTGACTCGGTAGCATTCCCAAAGACAACGAGTAGCGTCTGAGGATGTGTTTCtgtgtttaaatatattttatatactgGAATCTTGCTAAATTTAAGTGCAATCAGTGCTGAAAGGGGTCATCTTGACATTAAATATAGAGAGGTGCATTACTGACAGCTCTGCTGTGTCGCGTCCTGGCACAAAGCCCTGCCTTGTCTGCTGCTGTGCTGTGACCCTGGCTGGAAAACAGCTGAAGTGATCATATTGTTGTATGGCTTGGTGTGGTGTGTGCTGCTGAGGAAATATGCAATGGTTGCCTCAGAGGGCTGGTGAGCAGTATGGTCATTCAGCACTGTAGTGTGGGCTTCAGGAGTGTATCTTGACTGGCATGGTGAGTGCAGGCATTTACTGGGAATTAATAGCAGCTGCTCCATGTGTTGGAGTGACCACAATTGAGTTTGTTAACATAGAGAAAACTCCAGGCTGGGAGGAGCTATATAATCAAACAAACAGGAGACAACAGCTTCTATTACATTCAACTGGAGATGGACAGAGACCATAGGAATAACTGCAGGGCCCCAACAATGCTTGGTAACATAGGGCCCTGAGCTCCATGTCAGTACTACACCACTCGGTCCAGCCCATTCAACAGCGGCCTACCTAGGCAGCCATTCCACATTGTCTCAGTCGTTTGTTCCACACCAGCCATACAGCAATAACATCATTGCTGCAGAAGTGCCTATGGAGGGCAGGGGTTTGCACCAAGTTCCTGGTACAGCACAGCCAAGCTTGAGCAgatgtcctttttaaagtacagggAGTATGTACCTGTGAAGGTTAGGACTGCAGGACCAAGGACACACAGGCATTCTGTGGTGTGCCAAGTGAGGTATCTATGTTGATTTACAGTGATATCCTCATTCTTTTGCCCAATCTTTCACTATATTTGTGCAAATATAATATACTATAATATTCCACAAAAACAACTGAATGACCTACtcatctgctccatcattcaataagatcatagctgagaATATGTTCCTCAAATCAACTGTCCTGTCCTCTTTCCCTATTAATTCCCTTGCTGATTAAAATTCTACCTTGGCTTCGAATATACTCAGGGATTCAATCTCCATTGCTTTCTGGGTCAAGGAATTCCAAAGTCTTGAATGTGTACTCCTGTATTCTGAGATTATGCTTTCTGGTCTAAGATTTATGTGAGAAGAGACATTctcccagcatttaccctgtcaagttcCCTAGCTTGCTCACAGAAAATGACTGTACTGCACTTCTGGTTGAGCCACATTTCCCTATCTTTGAAGAGGAATTTGGGCTTCATATTGGGTAATTGAGCTACAGGCTAAAAAAAGGGAAATGCTTTAGTTTCTTTCTGCCTTGCCACAACTTGGTTTCAGTGCAATGTCAAAAGAGAATATCATACTGCACTAATGTGAATATTTTTCactctttacccccccccccccccacacctttttTTAACCATCTTAAAATGCTTAATTTGAAATTGTATTTATATTTGGGCAGTTGACCTGTACCCAGTTGTAGATGAATGTCCAGAAATTACTCTCAAATATTCTTAAATGACCTTTGTGGTTAAGTGAGAAAGGACCTTAATTTGTCTGTCTGGGAAAGTTTTGATCTTAGTTGATACTGTTCAGAACTTGAGTTTAATATTAATCTTTCACCATGTATGACTAATTTACCTGACTAATGCAATAAACAGACAGTTACATGTAGTAGTATAAGCTTGTCTAAGAGAGAATCAGAATCTACTGAGGTGCATTTCTTATAGTTCCAATCAATGCTCAGTTTTGTTGGGAGAAGGTATATGAGAGCTGCTCAACCAAGGAAAGCCACACCATAGAGAGAATGCAAATTTGTCAGTTTTTATCATGGTTGGTTGTATCTATTATGTGGGTTTGAAATCTGTGTTTTTCATCCTCTATGCAGTAGTGCTTCTCTAGCATGTAGGCCTTTTACCCTCAATTGGCCAGTTTCCTAATACATTTGTGAAGTCAAAATGCAGGCAAGAAAAATGTCAAAATgggtatcatttaaaaaaaaatatttttgttaagcaGACACTACATTTTACATTCTTTTTGTTTTAGATACAGGCAGttcacaataaaatattaaaagcaacATCTTTCTTTGGTTTACCAAGCAATTTTCTAGTAAATTGTATTCACATTGAAGTGGATATCCCAAAGAAGAATCTGGCATAGGGCTTGAGAAAACCACCAAAAGATTTTTCTGATAACCTCTGGAGTAGcagttttatatataaaaatagcCAAATATATTTGCCAAGATGACCAACCTCTACTAAAGAACTATAGAGCTTAAAATGTGTATCTTCATCTGCCTGTAACTGAACCCAAGAAAGCagattttaagatatttttaaagaTAAGGTTTTAAGTATTATAATTTCTGGTAAAAAAACTCACTTTCTTATTTTTGCATGTGTTGATTATTGCTTcataaaaatgaataataataattGCAAATTCAAGTTAGAAAGCATTGTTTCATTCTTAAGAATATAACATCTTGatgttcttttttttagaaacttTATTCCTCAAGGGATGGATATTTACTATACATTGTATGCAACTTGACTATAAGGACAACTAAAGAAAATGGATCATATCCAGACTAATACTACGCTATCGCAAAATCCTCATTCCAGTTGGTGTAATGATTCTCTTCATAGACCTTTACACGTAGCAGTATTTTGCTGAATTTACTATGGAATCTAAGGACATTTCATGCTTCAGCAGAAAACCCTGTGAAGTTCAACGGGTAGCTGAAGATATTTCTGAAGCAAACAAAATAGGATGTTGTGGATTTGAAGCCCGGTGGCGAATCTGCAATAATAAGAAACTGAACAAGGAAACCGCTATGATTCCTGAAGCACATATTTCAGTTTTTCAGACTGAAGACACTATTTCTGATCAAATGTTGAACTTTTCTCGAAGTGGAATAACGTGTGAAGACAAGTTTAATGGTGCAAAAGTTGATGAATTGGATACCACTACCAATACTCACTGCTTGTTCACAGAAAAATATAATGGAGATGACGCATTGCTGCCTATTCCAAGCCAGAACTGGAGTTACTTTGAGTCCttcataaatgaaaataaagaagaaTTTTTAGATCTTTGCACAATAAATGATTTTTCAACTAACTTAATAAGTGAGGAAGACAGTGACAGTTTTTTGTTTGATGATGAATCAATACTAAATAGTGATGTCTGTTCACTGAAAATAAGATATGAATCTTTTCAGGACAATATAAAAGAGAAAACTAATGCTCATCAAGATGATGCACAGCTTCAGTTTTTTCCCAGTACCTGTTGTAATGGAACAAAAAAAGAGGGGAAAACTCCCACAAAAAATTCTGCTGCTGAGGAAGAGAGAAGGGAACATGACAATCCAGAACATCATAGTTTGTGTCAATTAGGAAGTAAAAAGTGTCTTCTGTCAGGTGTTTTTATGGATGACTGGAAAGATGCTGAGAGTTCACTGGATTCAGTCTGTTTATCGTCTGTTCTAAGTGAAGATCAAGGAAACTGGaagtttttaaagaaaagtgCTGATAGGTATTCAAATCAAACCAATTATACTTTGAGGGCTAAACGGCAGATACGGTACAGTGATGATTATTTATATGACATTGATTCCCTAGAGACCATGAAAACATTGGGGAAAATGGATCATGTTACAGATACTCCAAAAGAGGATGATGACGACTGGTGCCCtagaaaaaggaagaaaactgGCAAAAAAGAGCCACCTGTAATTATCAAATACATAATTGTCAATCGGTTTAAAGGGCACAAAAACATGCATGTAAAAATTAGTAGATTAGATTGTACAGAACGACAGGTATTATTGACTGATGAAGTagtgaaaaaatataaaaaactTTCACCACTTAAGGAATTTTGGTCTCCAGTTCCTAACTGTAATGTATATCATAACCAAGAAAAAAATGATGGGAAATTAAAAATCTGTTCAGATGCTGGTATGTCTTATATGTTCTTTGCTTCTAAAAATAAAAAACAACAAACACTTGCAAATGGGACCGCATCAGTTAAAATAGGGCATACTTTGAATCGCCAAAAAGATAGTGTCATTGAAACGGTTGACTCAAACACAAAAGTACCGAAGAAGGTACAAAAGTACGATAAGTCTGTTTATGAATTTACAGATGAAATAGAATTAAAGCGTATCACTATTCGGACTGTGAGTAAGGGTGGATGGTTAAGAGACATGCAGCAAGAGGATTCATTCCAAAAGTTAAAGAAACAAAACATACTTCCAAAGAAGAGAACAAATGCTCAGGATGGTAAAGGTACCAGTGGCAGAGATAACTTAGAAAATCCAGATGAAAACCCTCAAGTCCTAAATGCAGATGTGCACAAAATCCAAGGTCAATGGAATTCTGCTTCTGGTTCATTAGGTAATTTCAACACCACCAGTTTGCATTCTTCCATAGCTGGTAATAAAATAGAAACTTCTGGGGAGTTACTTTCTCTAGATCCACCTAGCAGTCCAGACTGCCCAGTAGCATCTGTTTACAATATACACTCTGCTCCAGAAATCCCTGGAGGATATTTCCGATCTCTGCTGGATGGCGATGATTCCTCAGTTAATGAAAATTTCCAAATTCCCCCACAGGATTCCAGTACTGGTCagcagttcaaagaagatgtaacTGAAAATCCATTTTCTTCTCCACGGCAAAGACAAATTAACACCTCCACAAGATGCCGTGGTGGTGAATCAAATGTCGTTCCGTTGGAAGTTGAACCAAACATCCAGGAAGCTTGCAATGCAGAGACTACTCAAAGTGTACGTCGACACAGAGTAATGAACAAAGAGTTATTTTCTTCATGTGAAGTTGACTCAGAAAATGAAAAAATGAAGAATCAATTAAATGTTAACAATAGTGCAAATCAATATGGCTTCAAGATGTACAGTtgtcaaaatgaaataaatgccaACTTCACACAGAAAGTAAGTGAAGAAACAAAACATCTCTTTACTTCAAAAGATACCCTCTGCATTTTAGATATTTCAAACTTTACAGCTGGGAAAGCAAAGCCAACACTTAGCTCTGAATTTTCAAAAGAGCGTACACCAGAAATTCCCTCCAAGGTGGTAAAATCTGATGTGAATTCCTTGCAGCAGTGCAGCCAAAATCATTTTCCCAAGAAGGCTCCATTATTAAATGAATGTTCAGAGCAATTTCAGATTCACAGTGAACTATATTATACAACTATCCAGACTCTCTGCACTAAAAGTGAGCCCACATCTGTTTCATTCTCACCATGTGCACAATCTTCCAATCAGTTACAAACATTTGATCATGTGGGTTCAAATAATTATAAATGTTCCAAAGTTAATAAGGCAATAAATAGCTTTAAAAAAAGACATGCAAAATCAAATACAAAGCAATGGGACAGAAGAGCTATTCAAAAGTATAAAAATTACAACAATGAGATCAAAGCCATTAAAATAGAGAATATTGAAAAGGACAGTACATCATCAGAAAACTATAAAGTTGAAGAATACTCTTCAGACATATTATATGCAAACCCAAAAAAACAA
The sequence above is drawn from the Pristis pectinata isolate sPriPec2 chromosome 11, sPriPec2.1.pri, whole genome shotgun sequence genome and encodes:
- the LOC127576174 gene encoding neurite extension and migration factor-like, whose amino-acid sequence is MESKDISCFSRKPCEVQRVAEDISEANKIGCCGFEARWRICNNKKLNKETAMIPEAHISVFQTEDTISDQMLNFSRSGITCEDKFNGAKVDELDTTTNTHCLFTEKYNGDDALLPIPSQNWSYFESFINENKEEFLDLCTINDFSTNLISEEDSDSFLFDDESILNSDVCSLKIRYESFQDNIKEKTNAHQDDAQLQFFPSTCCNGTKKEGKTPTKNSAAEEERREHDNPEHHSLCQLGSKKCLLSGVFMDDWKDAESSLDSVCLSSVLSEDQGNWKFLKKSADRYSNQTNYTLRAKRQIRYSDDYLYDIDSLETMKTLGKMDHVTDTPKEDDDDWCPRKRKKTGKKEPPVIIKYIIVNRFKGHKNMHVKISRLDCTERQVLLTDEVVKKYKKLSPLKEFWSPVPNCNVYHNQEKNDGKLKICSDAGMSYMFFASKNKKQQTLANGTASVKIGHTLNRQKDSVIETVDSNTKVPKKVQKYDKSVYEFTDEIELKRITIRTVSKGGWLRDMQQEDSFQKLKKQNILPKKRTNAQDGKGTSGRDNLENPDENPQVLNADVHKIQGQWNSASGSLGNFNTTSLHSSIAGNKIETSGELLSLDPPSSPDCPVASVYNIHSAPEIPGGYFRSLLDGDDSSVNENFQIPPQDSSTGQQFKEDVTENPFSSPRQRQINTSTRCRGGESNVVPLEVEPNIQEACNAETTQSVRRHRVMNKELFSSCEVDSENEKMKNQLNVNNSANQYGFKMYSCQNEINANFTQKVSEETKHLFTSKDTLCILDISNFTAGKAKPTLSSEFSKERTPEIPSKVVKSDVNSLQQCSQNHFPKKAPLLNECSEQFQIHSELYYTTIQTLCTKSEPTSVSFSPCAQSSNQLQTFDHVGSNNYKCSKVNKAINSFKKRHAKSNTKQWDRRAIQKYKNYNNEIKAIKIENIEKDSTSSENYKVEEYSSDILYANPKKQPDKACKPTKGFTNKDLEMCTKLMKKGLMSTKNKLSIKEEKLNTKAKYWIAPAESYENVPSNIPRGSRLLNSDQREFEEPGNILSNIVSGMAAVKQFMMASVQPILNQGEVVLPAVNQFMEVQNGSKWKPKPIQTLHIGTKDLKNKPLHVSECTPDNVGFDGYPVGHVANCCVQSVFASSTQIADCSCTSNALCE